The Gemmatimonadota bacterium genome has a segment encoding these proteins:
- a CDS encoding GIY-YIG nuclease family protein, which yields MNQTVKDRIYAFLEQRDTGVQAEVLASEALGLHGARGPIADQVVRAAIDDDPRFVCDRSGLWYLRPPGQGKTLREVSFFCFGLIPSADAEVYALAGRKVQMGARETLFPPVQVRMGDRERILDSYAEGVKDAIPAGFQWSRMRRDLNRLCLLMMGKDVVDSGICLFRLGRHFFPDVRLHSVEDLASAMGLSFVSDRGAEGEASLQADILLHLLERCEEEGLNTIEAVTAALYPDPIPIHFDAYAFDEAFLSALPELPGVYIMRDREGGVIYVGKAVNLRRRVGSYFARRSERPEKTQRILDRIWSMEVETVGSELEALLLEAKLIALCQPEFNTQFDVHKRDAELGNLKNIVLILPSAEQECVELFCVVDSTSFVQVRARKDLWDWEAAERALYELYFIPESEQGLETGDAFEILKSWMTAKRDAINWVDMDRSGSPDDALRIVREYVQQCEDEDWEKISWRV from the coding sequence GTGAACCAGACTGTTAAGGATCGCATCTACGCTTTTTTGGAACAGCGCGATACGGGTGTACAGGCAGAGGTACTGGCTTCTGAGGCACTGGGATTACACGGCGCACGCGGGCCCATAGCCGATCAAGTGGTGCGCGCGGCTATTGATGATGATCCCCGGTTTGTATGTGATCGCAGTGGACTGTGGTATTTAAGACCTCCGGGACAGGGTAAGACCCTGCGGGAGGTTTCTTTTTTTTGTTTTGGGCTGATCCCGTCTGCGGATGCGGAAGTTTATGCACTTGCGGGGCGCAAGGTGCAGATGGGCGCGCGCGAGACGCTGTTTCCCCCGGTTCAGGTTCGCATGGGTGATCGGGAGAGAATTTTGGATTCTTATGCCGAAGGAGTGAAAGATGCGATTCCCGCAGGATTTCAGTGGTCCAGGATGCGGAGAGATTTGAATAGGTTGTGTCTCCTGATGATGGGCAAAGATGTCGTGGATTCCGGGATTTGCCTGTTTCGTTTGGGGCGGCATTTCTTTCCCGATGTCCGTTTGCATTCTGTCGAGGATCTGGCTTCTGCTATGGGACTGTCCTTTGTGTCAGATCGCGGGGCTGAAGGGGAGGCGAGTCTGCAGGCCGATATTTTGTTGCATCTTTTGGAAAGGTGTGAAGAGGAGGGTCTTAATACTATTGAGGCAGTGACTGCCGCACTGTACCCGGATCCCATTCCCATACATTTTGATGCGTATGCTTTTGACGAGGCATTTTTGAGCGCGTTGCCCGAGTTGCCCGGGGTTTATATTATGAGGGATCGCGAGGGTGGCGTGATTTATGTGGGCAAGGCGGTGAATTTGCGTAGGCGCGTGGGCAGTTATTTTGCCAGAAGATCAGAGCGACCAGAAAAGACACAGCGTATTTTGGATCGGATATGGTCTATGGAAGTCGAGACGGTGGGATCTGAGCTTGAGGCGCTCCTGCTCGAGGCGAAACTGATCGCGCTGTGCCAGCCGGAGTTTAATACGCAGTTCGATGTACACAAGCGCGATGCGGAATTGGGCAATTTGAAAAATATAGTGCTGATTCTGCCATCGGCTGAGCAGGAATGCGTTGAGTTGTTTTGTGTTGTGGATAGTACGTCTTTTGTCCAGGTGCGTGCGCGCAAAGATCTGTGGGATTGGGAGGCGGCAGAGCGTGCGCTATACGAACTCTATTTTATCCCAGAGTCGGAACAGGGCCTTGAAACGGGTGACGCTTTTGAAATTTTGAAAAGCTGGATGACCGCAAAGCGCGATGCGATAAATTGGGTGGATATGGATCGCTCGGGCAGCCCCGATGATGCGTTGCGGATTGTGCGGGAATACGTGCAACAATGCGAGGATGAGGATTGGGAGAAAATTTCCTGGCGGGTGTAG
- the prmA gene encoding 50S ribosomal protein L11 methyltransferase: MNTYFQVSVVLSRAKVEIVSAELFELGCCGVVEEDMSDGVRLIAYFGAVENKADIEQALMPYECRFEPVPDTDWTLAWRSFFQPVYPMPRMAICPPWDRVPDPPGGFTIAIDPQMAFGTGHHETTRLALLGLERKITSGNRVLDVGTGSGILSIAAVKLGAAEVMAVDIEAAAIENARANCVLNGVDAQVVLMQCSVDRISGLFDVVVANIISSILLPMVPELAKRLHPEGCAILGGILDREREALCTALDQADLMLDEMLDDGEWLCAIVHKSR, from the coding sequence GTGAATACCTATTTTCAAGTATCTGTTGTGCTGTCGCGGGCAAAGGTTGAAATTGTGTCTGCCGAGTTGTTTGAGCTGGGGTGTTGTGGTGTGGTGGAAGAGGATATGAGCGACGGGGTTCGGCTGATAGCTTATTTTGGGGCAGTGGAAAATAAAGCGGATATAGAACAGGCTCTCATGCCCTATGAATGCCGCTTTGAACCCGTACCCGATACGGATTGGACACTGGCGTGGCGTTCTTTTTTTCAGCCCGTTTATCCAATGCCTCGCATGGCAATTTGTCCACCTTGGGACAGGGTGCCCGATCCTCCGGGCGGTTTTACAATCGCGATTGATCCGCAAATGGCATTTGGCACCGGGCATCATGAGACAACGCGTCTGGCACTTTTGGGTTTAGAGAGAAAGATAACATCAGGAAATCGGGTGCTGGATGTTGGAACGGGATCGGGAATTTTGAGTATTGCGGCTGTGAAGTTGGGCGCGGCAGAGGTCATGGCGGTGGATATTGAGGCGGCTGCGATTGAGAATGCCCGGGCCAACTGTGTTTTGAATGGTGTGGATGCACAGGTGGTTTTGATGCAGTGTTCTGTCGATAGGATATCGGGTCTTTTTGATGTGGTGGTTGCAAATATTATCAGCAGTATTTTATTGCCTATGGTTCCAGAATTGGCAAAGCGATTGCATCCCGAAGGGTGCGCGATTTTGGGAGGGATTTTGGATCGCGAGCGCGAGGCGCTTTGCACAGCCCTGGACCAGGCCGACCTGATGCTTGATGAGATGCTCGACGATGGCGAATGGCTGTGTGCGATTGTGCACAAATCCCGATAG
- a CDS encoding GDP-mannose 4,6-dehydratase, translated as MAKKALITGITGQDGSYLAELLLDKGYEVHGIVRRVALEDPEHRLGRITHLQHKVELHPASLESFPSIYNVVRIIRPDECYHLAAQSFVDTSFKDAFSTLNININGTHYVLEALNELVPECRFYFAGSSEMFGKAEEVPQTEITRFHPRSPYGISKVAGFDLTRNYREAYGLYAASGILFNHESPRRGFEFVTRKITSHVARIKLGQIGHLSLGNLDAKRDWGHAREYVKAMWIMLQQDAPDDYVIATGETHSVREFCEIAFSHVGLDYREYVQIDPRFLRPAEVDLLIGDCTKAKDKLNWTYDIGFEDLVKEMVDSDLRLFSKNS; from the coding sequence ATGGCAAAAAAGGCATTAATCACCGGCATTACGGGACAAGACGGCTCTTATCTCGCAGAACTCCTGCTCGATAAAGGCTACGAAGTACACGGCATTGTCAGGCGCGTGGCTCTCGAAGACCCCGAACACCGGCTCGGACGCATTACCCATTTGCAACACAAAGTGGAACTCCATCCCGCATCGCTCGAAAGCTTTCCCAGCATCTACAATGTCGTGCGCATCATTCGACCCGACGAGTGTTACCACCTCGCAGCGCAAAGCTTTGTCGATACCTCTTTTAAAGACGCATTCTCAACACTCAATATCAACATCAATGGCACGCACTATGTCCTCGAAGCCCTCAATGAACTCGTGCCCGAATGTCGGTTCTATTTTGCAGGATCGAGCGAAATGTTTGGCAAAGCCGAAGAAGTGCCCCAAACGGAAATCACGCGCTTTCATCCGCGCTCACCCTACGGCATCTCCAAAGTCGCGGGATTTGACCTGACCCGCAACTATCGAGAAGCTTATGGCCTGTACGCCGCCAGTGGCATCTTGTTCAACCACGAATCCCCTCGTCGGGGATTTGAATTTGTCACCCGCAAAATTACCTCCCACGTAGCGCGCATCAAACTCGGACAAATCGGCCACCTCTCGCTCGGCAACCTCGACGCCAAACGCGACTGGGGACACGCCCGCGAATACGTCAAAGCCATGTGGATAATGCTCCAACAAGACGCGCCCGACGACTATGTCATCGCAACCGGTGAGACCCATTCGGTGCGCGAATTTTGCGAAATCGCCTTCTCACATGTCGGCCTCGACTATCGGGAATATGTGCAGATCGATCCGCGATTCTTGCGCCCGGCCGAAGTCGATCTGCTCATCGGCGATTGCACTAAAGCCAAGGACAAACTCAACTGGACTTACGACATAGGCTTTGAAGACCTCGTAAAAGAAATGGTTGATTCAGACCTCAGATTATTCTCAAAAAATTCATAA